In Salvelinus namaycush isolate Seneca chromosome 15, SaNama_1.0, whole genome shotgun sequence, a genomic segment contains:
- the bub1bb gene encoding mitotic checkpoint serine/threonine-protein kinase BUB1 beta: protein MAEGGEADWELCKENIQPLKKGRAISVLHQALSQQQEGSSSATNQHKQAFESELRVYDGDDPLDVWDRYVKWTEQTYPQGGKESNLNVLLERAVMRFTEENKYHNDSRYVDLWIKFAESGHEPLDIYTYMRAQGIGVQQASFYIAWSEEYENQGNSRTADSVYQEGFKRGAEPLEKLLQFHKALQARVSRQVMSGMVNEENDEEEEAEAAMPERVSLVDLKHRGKKKAVAPISRVGAALSSNSRSLQLQGPPALASSGQNSRLVIFDENKAVSAEPSEPKLESWMAPPPSRSKENEQRPEKWSNVKMPMKSRFGHSVVALPIKPNFQPFVEESDQPPAMTPCKINPAVNSVLSARKPCRDETPLKRLQQQQQEEGKALEHSMYCKELLLSGASEFCFEELRAERYRQKKAGGSGKEEQAGSGLPN from the exons atggcagaaGGTGGAGAGGCAGACTGGGAACTTTGCAAAGAGAACATCCAGCCCTTGAAGAAAGGTCGGGCAATATCAGTTTTACACCAGGCACTCAGTCAACAGCAAGAGGGTTCGAGCTCTGCCACCAACCAACACAAACA GGCTTTTGAGTCTGAACTGAGAGTGTATGATGGAGATGACCCCCTTGATGTTTGGGATCG GTATGTTAAATGGACAGAGCAGACCTATCcacagggaggaaaggagagtaaCCTTAATGTGCTTTTGGAGAGAGCTGTGATGCGCTTCACAGAGGAAAACAAATATCACAATGACAGCCGTTATGTTGACCTATGGATCAAATTT GCGGAGAGCGGTCACGAGCCTTTGGATATCTACACATATATGCGAGCCCAGGGAATAGGAGTACAACAGGCTTCCTTCTACATTGCCTGGTCTGAGGAGTATGAGAATCAGGGTAACTCTCGAACAGCAGACAGTGTCTACCAGGAGGGCTTCAAGCGTGGGGCTGAACCTCTGGAGAAACTCCTGCAGTTTCACAA GGCTTTGCAGGCGCGTGTGTCCCGGCAGGTGATGTCTGGAATGGTGAATGAGGAGAATGACGAGGAGGAGGAAGCTGAGGCAGCAATGCCTGAGCGGGTTTCTCTGGTGGATCTAAAACACAGGGGGAAGAAAAAGGCTGTTGCACCCATTAGTAGAGTTGGTGCAGCACTGAGCA GTAATTCACGAAGCCTACAGTTACAAGGCCCACCAGCTCTGGCCAGCAGTGGTCAAAACAGTCGCCTTGTGATCTTTGATGAGAACAAGGCTGTCAGTGCTGAGCCCTCTGAACCAAAGTTGGAATCTTGGATGGCCCCACCCCCATCGAGATCCAAGGAGAACGAGCAGAGGCCTGAGAAATGGAGCAACGTAAAG ATGCCAATGAAGTCCAGGTTTGGTCACAGTGTTGTGGCTCTGCCCATCAAGCCAAACTTCCAGCCCTTTGTGGAGGAGTCGGATCAGCCTCCAGCTAT GACACCGTGTAAGATCAACCCAGCTGTGAATTCAGTGTTGTCTGCACGAAAGCCCTGCAGGGATGAGACTCCTCTGAAGAGactgcagcaacagcagcaggaaGAGGGGAAAGCTCTGGAGCATAGCATGTACTGCAAGGAGCTGCTGCTCAGTGGCGCCTCCGAGTTCTGCTTTGAGGAACTGCGGGCTGAGCGCTACCGACAGAAGAAGGCAGGGGGCAGTGGCAAGGAAGAGCAAGCGGGCTCTGGTCTTCCAAACTGA